Within Sorangiineae bacterium MSr11367, the genomic segment TCTACACCAAGCGATCGGGCAAGACGAGTTTCTCCGATCGCGTTCTCCTCATCTTCGAAGCCACCTTGCCCAATCCGAACCCCAGTGCAGGCCTGGCGGCATGCCTGCCGGTGACGGAGTTTTGGGCAGGACTCACCACGGACGACGACGCGAATTCGCGCGCGACGAAGTTGGCGGATTTCTATTTGACCGGCCTCCCCGGTTTTGCGCCGGTGGTCAAAGCCGCCCACTACGGATTCGACGGCGGCGTGGATACGGGGCAGATTCGCGCCAATCTGTTCAGCGCGCCCCAAGGGCAGTTTCCCTCGCAATGGCAATTGCGGGAATTCCGCCTTTCGCAACAGTGCACCTCGGGCGATTGTTCCCTGGTCGCCAAGAATACGTTCGTACAGGTCAATCCCTTCGGTGCCCTGTTCGGCGGTGGCGATGCCGCGAGTACGACCTTCCAGAACGCGTTCTTGAATCAGGTGTCTTCGCTGGCGTCGACCAACCTCAACACCATCGGCATGTCCTCGAGCGGGGCCGACAATGCCGGGGAGAGCAACGAGCAGGACACCTCGAACGACTACCTCGCCCAGGGGCAGAACAATGCCACGTTCAAGGACGCCATCACCGCCAAGCTCGCGGAAATCAGCCGAACGGATCTCACGGCGGACGACATCCTCAATCGCGCGACCACACAATCGTGCGCCGGGTGCCATCAGGTCAGCACGGGTCGATCGATGGGGGCGGGGCTCACGTGGCCCAGGACCCTCGGCTTCGTGCAAATCGACGAAAGCAGCCGCATCTCGCCCGCGCTCACGGACACGTTCCTCCCGTTCCGCGCGCAGGTACTCGCCAACTTCATCAACTCGCAATGCTCGGACGCCGGTCCGTCGCTTGCGAACAACGGCCACGTCGATCCCAAGCGCACCATCGGCGGCGGTCTCGTGGGCGCGGCCAATTGAAAGGAATTCCATGCATACGCATCCGCGCGCCCTGCAGCAAACCGCAACACGCCCCGCGCTTCCTTCGTGGTCGCTGACCCATCATGCCAGTTTGCGGCTGCTTCGGTGGTCGCTCGGGCTGGTGTTCGTCTGGTTCGGCGCCTTGAAAATCACGGGGGCGACGCCGGTCGCCGCCCTCGTGGGCCGCACGGTGCCCTTTCTCGATCGCACCTGGTTCGTGCCCGCGTTGGGCATCTTTGAGGTGATGCTGGCCATTGCGCTGGTCGCAGGCTGGCAGCTTCGTTGGGTCGTCACGGCGATGGTGGCGCATCTCTGCGGGACGTTCCTCGTCTTCGTGACCCAACCCAACGTGGCATTTCAACATGGCAATCCCCTTCTGCTCACCACGGAAGGGGAGTTCGTCTTCAAGAACATCGTGCTGATCACCGCCGGCCTCGTCGTTGCGACCCAGCTGCCGCGCCGCGCCTAGGAACCCGTGTGGACGATATCCCCGTCGCCCTGTGAATCTTCCTCTTTGGCCGGCGCGGGGGTAGCCACCGCCAGCTCTTTGCCCACGACGATCTCGTAGATGGCCGGTAGCACGAGCAGCGTGAGCAGCGTCGCCGAGGCAATGCCGCCGATGACCACCGTCGCGAGCGGCCGTTGCACCTCGGCGCCGGCGCCCTCGGCCAGCGCCATCGGCAGGAACCCCAACGAGGCCACCAGCGCGGTCGTCAGCACCGGGCGCAAGCGGCCTTCCGCGCCGAGCCGCACCGACTCGGCCAGCGGCAGGCCGCGGGCGCGCAGCTTCTCGATGCTCGAGACCAGCACCAAGCCGTTGAGCACCGCCACACCGAACAAGGCGATGAAGCCGACCCCCGCGGAAATGCTGAACGGCATCCCGCGCGCCGCCAGCGCCAGCACACCGCCGCTCACCGACATGGGCACGTTGGAAAAAATGAGCAGCGCCTGCTTCACCTTGCCGAAGGTCGCCACCAGCAGAACGACGATGAGCAGCAGCGCCACGGGCACCACCACCAGGAGCCGCGCCGTGGCGCTCTGCAGCCGCTCGTACTCGCCGGCCCACGCCATGAAGTAGCCCGAGGGCATCTTCACGTCCCGGCCCAGCGCGATCTTCGCGGTCTCGACGAACGACGCCAGATCGCGCCCGCGCACGTTGGCCTGCACGGAGATGCGCCGCGAGAGCCGCTCGCGGCTGATCTCCGACGCCCCCGGCGCCACCGTCACGTCGGCGAGCTGCCCCAGCGGGAGCAGCGCCCCATTCTCGGTGCGAATCGGCAGGGCGGAAATGGTCTCCGCGCTTCGGCGCGCCTCGGGCGCGAGGCGAACCTGGATGGGGTAGCGCTCCACGCCGGCGGCAATCTCGCCGACCTCGATGCCGCCCAAGGCCTGCACCGTGTCCAGAACCTCCTTCGCATCGAGCCCCTGCCGCGCGATGGCCGGCCGGTCGATGTGCACGGTGAGCGCATTCAAGCCTGCGACCATCTCCGCGCGCACGTCCTTCGCACCGGGAATGGCGCGAAGCACCTGCACCGCCTGATCGCCCAGTTGTTTCAGCTGGGCCAGATCGCGGCCATAGATCTGCACCGCGACGTCGGAGTCGATGCCCGCGAGAAGATCGTTCGTGTTCATCTCGATGGGCTGCGAATACGAAAGCCCGATGCCGGGGATGTTGCCCGACAGCTTCGCGTCGACGGCCGCGATGAACGATTCCCGATCGTGCGCCGTCGTCCACTCGTCGCGCGGCTTGAGCATGACGTAGATGTCCGTCATGTTGATGCCCATCGGATCGATGGCAATCTCCGCGCGGCCCGTGCGGCAGATGACGCTGGTCACCTCGGGGAACGATTCCTTGAGCAGCTTCTCCACCTGCGTGGTCTGCGCCACCGAGGCCTCGAGCGACACCGAGGGCAGGCGGATGCTCGGGATGACCATGGTCCCTTCGTCGAGCTTCGGCAGGAACTCGCGCCCGAGCTGGCTGCCCACGAAGAGACTCCCCGCGAACGCCGCCACGGCAATGGCCGCCGTCACCTTCGGCCAGAGCAGCACCTTGTTCAGAATCGGATCGTAGACGCGCGACGCGACCCGGATCAGCGGGCTCGGATGGTCCGTGGCGTCGCGAGAGAGCATCAGCGAGGCAAGCGCCGGCACCAAGGTCAGCGACAGCACGAAGGCCGCGGCCAGGGCGAAAAGCACGGTGAGCGCCATCGGCCGGAACATGCGCCCCTCGACGCTGGAGAGCGCCAGAATGGGCACGTACACCAGCGCGATGATCGCCTCGCCGAACGCCGTGGCCCCGCGCACCTCGCGCGCAGCGGCCACCACCGTCTCTTGCCGTTCGGCATCCGTGAGCGTGCGGCCCAGCTCCTCGCGCTTTTCGGCCAGGTGCCGCTGCGCGTTCTCGATGATGATGACCGCGCCGTCGACGACGAGGCCGAAGTCGATGGCCCCGAGGCTGAGCAGGTTGCCCGACACGCCGCCGAGCCACATACCGATGAACACGCCGACCAAGGCCAGCGGAATCGAGAGCGCCACCACCGTGCCGGCGCGCCAATTGGCCAAGGTGATGAACAGCACCACGATGACCAGGGCGCTCGCCTCGAGCAGGTTCTTCGACACCGTGTGGATCGTCTTGTGAACGAGCTCCGTGCGGTCGTAGTAAATGTCGACCTTCACGCCCTCGGGCAGCGATTTCTGAACCTCCTCGAGCTCCCGTTTCGTGTCCTCGACGACCTCGCCCGAATTGGCCCCGCGCCGCATGAGCGCGACGCCCACCACGATTTCGCCGCGCCCGTCGCGGGTAACCGCGCCATAGCGCACGCGCGGTGCATAGTGCACCTGGCCGAGGTCCCGCAAATAGAGCGGCGTCCGATCGCCCCGCGTCTCGATGACGACGTTGCCGAGTTCCTCGGCTGTGGTCACGCGCCCTTCGCCGCGAAGCGTGATGTTCTCGCGGCCATCGACCATGTACGCGCCGCCCACCGCCAGGTGGTTGCGCTCGATGGCTTCGACGACTTGGGTGACCCCCACGCGCGCCGCCGCGAGCCGTTGTGGATCCAGCTCCGCCTCGAGCGTCTTGGCCTCGCCGCCAAAGGTGTTCACCTCGACCACGCCGGGCACGAGCCGCAGCCGCGGGGCAATCTGCCAATCCAGAATGGTGCGCAGCTCCATCAAGGAGCGCCCTTCGCCGCCCACCTCGAAGTGGAGCACCTCCCCGAGCCCGCTCGACATGGGGCCGATTTCCGGCTCGCCATAGCCCGCGGGGATGGCGTCGCGTGCCTTCGGGATGCGCTCGGCCACGAGTTGGCGCGCCTCGAGCAGGTTCGTATCGTCGTCGAAGACGAGGGTCACCACCGAGATGCCCGCCCGCGAGTTGCTGCGCACCTGCGTGAGACCCGGCGTGCCGGCCATGGTCATCTCCACGGGAAACGTGACGTACGTCTCCACGTCGAGCGGCCCGAGCGCGGGGGCCTGTGTGAGCACCTGGACCTGCACGTTGGTCACGTCGGGCACCGCATCGATGGGCACCCGCGTCGACGCGAACGCGCCGAGCAACACGAAGACGAAGGACAAAAGGATGATCAAGACCCGGTTGCGAACGGAAATCTCGATCAGCTTGTCGATCACGTCAGTCGTTCTTCCCCATCTGCTCCCGCAGGGCTTCGCTCTTCAGCACGAAGGTCCCGTCGGTCACGATGGTTTCGTCCTGCTTCAGTCCCCGGCGCACCTCGACCTCTTGGCCGATGTCCGCACCCCGCTCGATGGGACGCAGGTTGAACTTGCCGCCGCCCTTTTGGACGAACACAAATTCCTGCCCGTCGATCGTCTGAATGGCACCCTTCGGCACCACGAGGACCATCTGCGTCCCGGCATCCACAGACGCCGCACCCGGCACGATGCCGAAGATGTGCGCCGACGCGCTCATGCCTGGGCGGAGTGCACCATCCGGGTTGTCCAGCACGATGCGCGCCGGAACGGCCCGCCGCACCGGATCGACGATGCCGCCCACGTAGTCGACCCGCCCCGAGAACACGCGGTCCGGGTACGCGATGACGGTGGCCTTGGCCTCGTCGCCCGGGTGCACCTTGGCCAGATCGCGCTCGTACACGTCGACGATGAGCCACACCTTGTCGATCTCGCCGACCACGAAGAGGGTGTCCGTGGAGCTCACCGCCTGGCCCATGCGTGCGTTCACGTCCAGCACGAGCCCGCCCAGCGGGGTGCGCAGGGTCGTTGCGGTCGAGGGGCGCCCGGAGCCGGCGCCCGCGTCGGGCTGGGCCAGGTCGTCGAGGCGCACGCCCACCGCGTGCAGCCGCTCCGCCGCCGCGCGGATTTCAAGGTTCGCGAGATCCCGATCGGTCTCGGCGTTGATCACGCTTTGGCCGGTGGTCACGCCCGCATCGGCGAGCCGGTACTGCCGCAAACGCTCGCGCTCGGCGTACTGCATCTTCACCTGCGACGCCAAATAGTCCGACCGCGCCTTGCCGATCTCCACGCTCTCCAAGGTGGCCAGAACGGTGCCTGCCGCCACGTGTTGCCCGGGGTCGACGCGGATGGATACGACGCGCCCTTCGATGATCGGGCCCACACGGGCCACCCGGTTGGGCAGAAACTCGAGGATGCCGGCGACCGCCACGCTGGCGCGCCGCTCCACGAAGTGCGGTTTTCCACTGGTGAGCCCTGCGGCTTGCAGGGCCGCTGGACCGAGCTCGACGTCGGTTTCGGGCTTTACCTCGGGCGGCTCCTCGACCTTTTTCTTGTGGCACGCGCCAAGAAGGCCCGCGAACGCCAACGCGCCCACCCACAAGAGACCGATACGAAGCCGGGACATCACCGGAAACTATAACCTCCTACCACTCAAACCACGAAACGACCGTCCAACGACGCGGGCGAAAACCCTAGCTTTTTCCTAACGCCCTTCGTACTAAAGTTTTCGCGCCGCACTTCGACCCCTGGTTCGTCTCTGGGGGCCCGTGTCCGGCCCAACTTGGGCGGTGGTAGCCGCCTCCCATCCCGGCGCGCGCGCGCGTTTCGAAAGGAAGCCCTTGCCGCACCCCGCCCGCCCTCGATTGAGCCGACTCGCTGCCATCGTGCAGATCGTGTCGCTCGTCATCGCGTTCCTCGGGGCCATCGTCATCCTGGGCGCGAAGGTGCACGCCGCGGACAAGGCACCGCCTCCCGACAAGTCCCCGTCCAGCGCGGCGGGCAAGGCCGACGCTGCCGTCCTCGACGCTGGGGTCAAACCCGCCGCGTCGGCGCCGCTCGCCGCGGGCGTGCGCGATGCGGGAAATCCCCTCGATTACGCGGTCTTGCCCGGTGAGAGCGACTTCGACGAGCACCTCAGCGAGGAACAGAAAGCCTCCATCGGCGAGGGAAAGGTTCCCATCCATCGCGAAGGGAAGTTTCGTTCGCCGTTCGCGCACCCGCGTTTCGGGGGCCCGGCGACGGCCAAGGTGGGCTTGGTCATCAACAACGTGCGCGGATACGACATTCAGCACGGCTCGTTCGATGCGGATTTTTTCCTGTCGCTCACCTCGGACAAGCCCATGGGGACCATGGAGCTGTTCTTCACGAACGGCCACGAGATCACCCAGACGGTGCTCGCCGATACGCCCACGTTCAAGGCCTACCGCTTCACGGGAAGTTTCATCAGCCGGGTCGACCTGCGAAAGTACCCCTTCGATACGCAGTATTTGACCATCGAGTTCGAGGATTTGCGCGCCGGCGTCGACCAGATCGTCTTCGAGCCGTACCAAGAGCGCACGTCGCTGGATGCGCAGTTCATCCTGTCCGGGTGGGGCGTCGAGTCGATTGGTGCGCGGTCGTACAAGCATCTGTACCCGCCGCGCTTCGACCGGGACGACCTTTACGTGTCGCGTTACAAGTTCTCGCTGGGCATCGAGCGCTTCGCCACCAGCGCCGCGTTCAGCGTCTTTTTCCCGGCGTACATCATCGTGCTCATCTCGCTGATGGGCCTCTGGGTTCGCGCGGAGCGGCTGGACATCCGCACCAATGCCGTGGCGCCGATGCTGGCGGCGGCGGTGTTTTTCCACTACTCGCTCACGCAGTCGCTGCCCTCCGTGGGCTACCTCACGCGCGCCGACAAGTTGATGCTCGGCGTCTACGTGGCCCTGCTCATCAACATGCTCTCGACCTGGTCCTTCTTGATCATCGGCGAGCAGCGTCAAGAAACCGTCTTTCGCTGGGCGCGCGCGTGGGTGCCGCCCGTCACCATCGCGTTGATGCTGGCCGTGTCATGGATCTAGAGGAAAGAGGAGAATGAACACCGACGCTCCCCAACGGCCATCGCACGCATCCGAGGGATACCCGAGCGGGCGCCGTCCCGGCTGGGTGATCCTGCTCGCCCTGGGAACCTTGATCATTGGCCTCATCGCGGGCTACTTCGCCGGCCGCTTCTCGCTCGACCGCGAGTGGCGCAAGCCCACCGTGCGCATCACCAAGGAAGACTACGAAGAAGCCGCCCGCGACGACGCCGATCCCACGCCGGCCGCCGACTCCGCGGTGATGCGCCCCATGCCATTGCGCCGCACCCGGGAGACCGTCCAGGGGCGCATCGCAGGCGATCCCATCGCGCCGTTGGTCGGATCCATCGGCCGTAACGACGGCGAGGTGGAGCTGCACTTGACGGTGCAAAACCGCGGCACGTGCGAAGTCTCGAAGATCGAGGGCGTCGCCTACGGCTTCGACGCGCGCAACCGCCCCACGAAGATGAACCGCCACGGCGAGCACTACGTCGCCTTCACCGCACCGCTCCCCGGCGATCGCGAGCCCCTGCGCCTGCGTCCCGAGGAGAAGCTCGTTATCTCGGAGAAACTCCGCTACGTCGACGACGCATCCCTGGCCCTCGCCGAAGTCACCCGCGTCACCTGCGCCGACGGGTCGATCTGGAAGAAGCCGTGAGGGTTTAGGGTTTAGGGTTTAGGGGAGAAGAGAGCCTGAGGGGAGAAGAGAGCCCGGAGGGTTAGGGGAGAAGCGAGGGCTGAGGGGAGAGGAGCCCGGAGGGTTAGGGGAGAGGCGAGGGCTGAGGGGAGACGAGAGCTCTGAGTTTTGGGGGGGAAGAGACCTAATTCTCTTCTTCTCCCCCCCTAACCCCTAACCCCTAACCCTAACCATCCAGTCTTCTTCTCTCCCCCTAAACCCTAAACCCTAAACCCTAATCCCTAGCCATCCACGGGCAGACTTTGACCAGTTGGCGGAATGGCTTCCGGCTGCAGGAGAAGCCCACCGGGCGCCCGTAGGCTTTGCGCTCCGTGCACTCCTGCGACTTCTCGTACGAGCCTTCTGACGTTCGCTCGATGGGGCGCGGGCAGTCGCCGATTTGAAAGAGGTCCCACTTGTAGTAGCCGCGCGCGTCCCACTCGTGGAGCACGTGGACGGGCACGTAGTCGCCGACGTGGTACTTCATGATGCACTGGGCGAACTCACGCCCGCCGCGCACCACCTGGAACTGATCCCCCGGGCAGGGATCCCACTCCAACTCGAGGTCGACCAGCTCCGGCTTGCCTTGCGGGTCCGTCTCCACCACGTCCTGGCGGGTGATCTGGCAGACGGATTCGTATCTCTCTTCCCGTGGCGTGCAGGCCGCCATCAGCGCAACCGAGGTCAGCGCGAGGGTGGCTCTTACGAATCTCCGAGACAGCTGCACGCCGCTACTCTACTCAACGGCTTCCCCAGATGAGAAGCCGCTTGAACGGATAAAAGAACGGCCGCGTGTCGGCAAGCTCGGGCAAAAGGCGTTCTTTGTAGCGCGCCAGAAAGAGCTGGTACAGCTCGGGTGAAAGGCGCGACTGGTAATCGGTCAGCAGCGAGCCCTTCACCCACTCGATGACGTCCTCGCGCGAGGGGAGCAAATGCGCGTACACCTGAAGGCGCACGCACTGCTTCGTGTACCCCAAGTCGTACAGCAGCTTGGCGTAACCCTCCGGCGTGAGCAGCGGAAAAGCCCTCTGGTACGGCGTGGAGGCACCTTCGGCAAAGGGCGATTCCGCCGCGACTTTGGCGGCGATGACGTGGGTCGGGTAATCGAAATTGGCCGGCATCTGCACGGCAATCTGGCCGCCCGGCGCGACGAACTTGGTCAACCGCGCGAACAGCGACGGATGATCCTGCACCCATTGCAGCGCCGCATTGGACCACACCAGATCGAACGGTGCGCTCGCCGAAAACGCCTCGATGTTGGCCTTCTCGAAGCGCAGCCCCGGCGTCGTCGGCGCGCGCGCCAGCATCTCCGCCGACGCATCGATCCCCAACGTCTCGGCCGCGCCCAGATCGCGATGGAGAACGCTCGTCAGCTCACCGGTGCCGCAGCCGAGATCCACCACCCGCGCCGGGCGCGGATCCCGCCGAAGCATGCCCATCAAATCGAAGAACGGAAGATCGCGCTCCGCCTTGAAGCGCTCGTACTGATTCGGATTCCACATGCACGGTACGTAGGGTCTTAATGCCCGTGCTCGAGGTACTGCATGGCCTGAATTTCCGACATGAACACGGCGGCGTGGAGCGCTCCGTCTTCGTGCATGTGGCGCTTGACCTGAAGCAGGCCCGTCGCCGACTTCACGACGAGCG encodes:
- a CDS encoding DUF417 family protein is translated as MHTHPRALQQTATRPALPSWSLTHHASLRLLRWSLGLVFVWFGALKITGATPVAALVGRTVPFLDRTWFVPALGIFEVMLAIALVAGWQLRWVVTAMVAHLCGTFLVFVTQPNVAFQHGNPLLLTTEGEFVFKNIVLITAGLVVATQLPRRA
- a CDS encoding CusA/CzcA family heavy metal efflux RND transporter encodes the protein MIDKLIEISVRNRVLIILLSFVFVLLGAFASTRVPIDAVPDVTNVQVQVLTQAPALGPLDVETYVTFPVEMTMAGTPGLTQVRSNSRAGISVVTLVFDDDTNLLEARQLVAERIPKARDAIPAGYGEPEIGPMSSGLGEVLHFEVGGEGRSLMELRTILDWQIAPRLRLVPGVVEVNTFGGEAKTLEAELDPQRLAAARVGVTQVVEAIERNHLAVGGAYMVDGRENITLRGEGRVTTAEELGNVVIETRGDRTPLYLRDLGQVHYAPRVRYGAVTRDGRGEIVVGVALMRRGANSGEVVEDTKRELEEVQKSLPEGVKVDIYYDRTELVHKTIHTVSKNLLEASALVIVVLFITLANWRAGTVVALSIPLALVGVFIGMWLGGVSGNLLSLGAIDFGLVVDGAVIIIENAQRHLAEKREELGRTLTDAERQETVVAAAREVRGATAFGEAIIALVYVPILALSSVEGRMFRPMALTVLFALAAAFVLSLTLVPALASLMLSRDATDHPSPLIRVASRVYDPILNKVLLWPKVTAAIAVAAFAGSLFVGSQLGREFLPKLDEGTMVIPSIRLPSVSLEASVAQTTQVEKLLKESFPEVTSVICRTGRAEIAIDPMGINMTDIYVMLKPRDEWTTAHDRESFIAAVDAKLSGNIPGIGLSYSQPIEMNTNDLLAGIDSDVAVQIYGRDLAQLKQLGDQAVQVLRAIPGAKDVRAEMVAGLNALTVHIDRPAIARQGLDAKEVLDTVQALGGIEVGEIAAGVERYPIQVRLAPEARRSAETISALPIRTENGALLPLGQLADVTVAPGASEISRERLSRRISVQANVRGRDLASFVETAKIALGRDVKMPSGYFMAWAGEYERLQSATARLLVVVPVALLLIVVLLVATFGKVKQALLIFSNVPMSVSGGVLALAARGMPFSISAGVGFIALFGVAVLNGLVLVSSIEKLRARGLPLAESVRLGAEGRLRPVLTTALVASLGFLPMALAEGAGAEVQRPLATVVIGGIASATLLTLLVLPAIYEIVVGKELAVATPAPAKEEDSQGDGDIVHTGS
- a CDS encoding efflux RND transporter periplasmic adaptor subunit; this translates as MSRLRIGLLWVGALAFAGLLGACHKKKVEEPPEVKPETDVELGPAALQAAGLTSGKPHFVERRASVAVAGILEFLPNRVARVGPIIEGRVVSIRVDPGQHVAAGTVLATLESVEIGKARSDYLASQVKMQYAERERLRQYRLADAGVTTGQSVINAETDRDLANLEIRAAAERLHAVGVRLDDLAQPDAGAGSGRPSTATTLRTPLGGLVLDVNARMGQAVSSTDTLFVVGEIDKVWLIVDVYERDLAKVHPGDEAKATVIAYPDRVFSGRVDYVGGIVDPVRRAVPARIVLDNPDGALRPGMSASAHIFGIVPGAASVDAGTQMVLVVPKGAIQTIDGQEFVFVQKGGGKFNLRPIERGADIGQEVEVRRGLKQDETIVTDGTFVLKSEALREQMGKND
- a CDS encoding methyltransferase domain-containing protein, with translation MWNPNQYERFKAERDLPFFDLMGMLRRDPRPARVVDLGCGTGELTSVLHRDLGAAETLGIDASAEMLARAPTTPGLRFEKANIEAFSASAPFDLVWSNAALQWVQDHPSLFARLTKFVAPGGQIAVQMPANFDYPTHVIAAKVAAESPFAEGASTPYQRAFPLLTPEGYAKLLYDLGYTKQCVRLQVYAHLLPSREDVIEWVKGSLLTDYQSRLSPELYQLFLARYKERLLPELADTRPFFYPFKRLLIWGSR